Genomic segment of Microvirga mediterraneensis:
CGTCCACAGCACGCCGTTATAGGTCCCGCCGTCGATGCCGGTCAGGGTCGCGTGAATGAATGCTTCCCTCAGGCAGAAGGCGAGGCCGCCGATCACGTTCGAAAGGAACGAGGCATCGGCCGCCATGCCGGGGCGGACCAGACTGTAAGCCGCAAGCGCCGGGAGCGCGATCATGGCGGCCGTGACCACCAGGGACAGGAGGTTGGCCGCCGTGATCGGGACGGTGAGCCGGACATAGCGTTTCGCCACCAGGGCCGCGGGGCCGGCAACGGTCCGTGAGAATACGTGCGCCAGCACGAACCCACTCAGGAGAAAGAAGACCGACACGGCGAAATTGCCGGCGAAGAACAGCAGGAACGGCGAACCGGACAAGGGCACGTCCCACGCGAACCGGCTGTATCGCGCCTCCCCGAAATACAGGGCCGGGGCCGCATAGATCAGCCCGTGATGGAGAACGACAATGAGCGCGGCCAGGCCGCGCAAGCCGTCCAGATAGGAAAGCCGCTCTTTCATCAGATTCGTGTCCCGCCACCGTGCCAACAGTCCTTCCTCTATAAACGGGCTTCCGGAGCGGGGGAAGGTCAAAACGTCACGTCATATTTTACTCACAATTTACTACGTCATATTCGGTTTATAGTTCGAAAAATATCTGATAATTTGCCACCAGTTTTGTTGCGTATTTTGGGGTGGCGCACATGGCAATCCTGGACCGAGCGAAGTTCTTCGCGGCCGTACGCGGCTCCCTGTTCGGCGGCAAGCTGACCGAAAAGCAGGTGCAGGGCATGGACGCCATGCTCGATGCGATCCCGGCCGGGATGGCGCCCGACCACCTGGCGTATTGCTTTGCCACGGCATTTCACGAGACCGGCGCGAAGATGCAGCCGGTCGTCGAGAATCTGACCTACACCTCGGCGGCCCGGATCCGCGACGTGTGGCCAACCCGCTTCCCCTCGATCGCCTCGGCGCAAATGTATGTGCGAAAGCCGCAGGAACTGGCCAACAAGGTCTACGGCGCCCGCATGGGCAACCTCGGCGGCAATGACGGCTGGACCTATCGCGGGCGCGGCTTCGCCCAGATCACCGGGCGCGACAACTACAAGCGCGCGGGCAACATGCTGGGCGTGGATCTCCTGACATTCCCGGAACTGGCGGAGGAGCCGGAGACGGCCGCCGCGATCATGTATTGCGGGATGGTGAATGGCTGGTTCACCGGCAAGAAGCTGGCGGATTACTTCGAGCGGGGCGTCGCCGCAGACCCCTACAGCGCCCGCAAGATCATCAACGGCCTGGACGAGGCGGCCAAGATCGCCGGGTATTACCGCGCCTTCGCAGCGGCCCTGAAGGCGGCAGGCTATGTGCCTATGCCCACCATCCCCGTGATCGACGCCGTGCCGCCACCTCCGGACGTGGAGCCGGTCGAGCCTGTGCCCGCCAAGGTGAGCCTTGCGAACAAGCTTCAGCGCCTCCTCGAGGCGCTCTTTGGAAGGAAGTCTGCATGATCCCCATCGTTGGTCTGTTGCTGCAATATGCCCCTGAGTTGATCGGGCTCTTTGCGGGCAAGGATGCCGGCGTGGCCGCCGGTCGCGTGGCCGATGTGGCCAAGGTCGTGTTCGGCACCGACGATCCGCAGAAAGCGCAGGACCAGATCGCGCTTAACCCGGCACTGGCCGAGGCCTTTGCCGAGCAGGCGCGCTCCGCCCTGGAGGTGTTCCGGTTGGAGATCCAGGATGCGCAGGACGCCCGGCAGCAGACGATCACCCTGGCGCAAACCGGCTCGGCGATCTCGTGGGGAGCGCCGCTCGTCTCGGTCCTGGTCACGCTGATGTTCGGCGGGGCTCTGTACCTTGTCCTGGCGCAGCCTCTCGCCCTGGATGAGCGGCAGGCGACTGTCGCCAACATCCTGCTCGGCGTCCTCGGGGCGGCCATGACGCAGGTGATCAATTACTGGCTTGGCAGCTCGTCGGGCTCCAAGCGATCCGGGGATGCCGTGCGCACCATTGCCGAGCGGGCGATCGCCGAAACCGTCCTGCCGACGAAGGGCCGGTAAGCATGCAGTTCAATTGGGACATCAGCATCTCGACCATCTTCATGATCGGCGGGGCGGCCCTGACTGTGATCCGATTCTGGATCGCGGCGGAGCAGAAGGCCCTTGCGGCCGAGAAGGCGGCCAAGGAGGCGAACGAGAGCGCCGCCAAGGCGCACGAAAAAATCATCGTTCTGCAGGCGGCGCTCAACGCGCACCAGATCACCCAGGCCGAGAGGCTGGTGTCTCGCGAGGTGCTGCGGGAGGTCGAGGAGCGGCTGAGCGATTCCATTGACGGTCTCGGTACGCGCTTCGAGAAGATGGGTGAGAAGCTCGACGGGTTCATCAAGGAGCTGATCACGCATCGTCCGGGATAGCCCGGGGTGTCCTCCTTCACCTCGGTCTAGGGAGGCCCGGCGCTCGGTTGGGAGGGTGCCGGACCTCTTTGTTTAAGTGACTGATTTTGCAGGGTCTAGGCAGTGTGCCGGAAGCCTACGCGGGCTTGGCTACGCTGGCACCGATGATCCGCAACTCTGTTTCAGAATTGCGCATAACCGATGTTATGGAACGGGCCTCTACGCGCGGGCGCGCGCATCAGGCGGGGAATTCTTTTTCCAGGATCTCCCGCAGGACATCGGCCATCATCTCGCCGCGGTCGGCGCAGGTGCGCTTGATGCGCTTGTGCAGGCTCTCGGGCACGTCGAGGGTGAGGCGTTTCATCTTCACCATCTCGACCGCTTCCTCGGCGGAGCGAACCAGGCGCTGGCCGAGATTCTCACTGCCGGCCGCCACGAACTCGTCGGCGGTGCGGGGCTTGGGCGGCGCTTTGCCAAGGGCGGTCTTCTTAGCCATCAGGGTTCCCTATCGTGTCGGCCACGGTTGCCAGCATGGCCTCGTAGTTGTCGCCGGCTCGCCGGATCTCGGACGCCACCTGGCGGATCTCCTTGGCCGCCTGACTGTCAGGCTCCATCTCCTCAACCGCGAGGCCCTGGGCGGCGCTCTCGGCATAGACCACACGCTGCACGAGGTGGGTCTTGAGGGTTGGAATCTCGTGCTGCGCGAGGGCCTCGGTCACGTCGCGGCCGATAGCCGTATTTGCGATCTTGCGATTGACCACAAAGACGGCTTTCAGGTTTTCCTTAAACACGCGCGCTTCCCGGATCAAGTCGACCGTATCGGCGGCAGACCATACGTCATAAGGCGAGGGCTGGACCGGGATCACGATCATGTCGCTGGCGAGCAGGATCGAACGACCGATCTCGGCCAACTGCGGGGCGCCGTCGATAATCGTCAAATCGTAATTGCGGGCCACGGCCGGCAGGTCCTTGTGCAGGGTAGGCTTGGCCATGCCGATTACCGGGAACAGTTGCTCGATCTCCCGGGCGGAGCTCCAGCGGGTGGCGCTCTTGGATTGCGGGTCGGCGTCCACTAGGAGCACGCGAGCGCCCTGGGTGGCGTAGGTGTGAGCCAAGTTCGTGGCGAGTGACGTTTTGCCTACCCCGCCTTTTTGATTCAGGACGCCGAGGATCATTTCTCGCCCCCGATCTCAAGAGGAATGTCGAACCACCGCCGCTCTCCGTCTGCGGTCCGCATCTCTTGTTGGAGCCGGGGTGGTTGCTGTCGGAATTCCGCATACATCCGCAGCATGCCGGTGGGGTAGTAAGCCACGCGCTCGGGCCTATGGCTGTAGGGCTTGCGCTCGGTGACAATTCGCGCCTCCGATGGGAATGCCTTTCTCTCGTCGATCGCCTCCTCTAGTGCGGCGATCAACTCCTCCCGGCTCAACTCCGTAATCGGCCTGCCTTCATAGCAGATGATGGTCGGAATTTCCTTGTCCTCACGCATTCCCGTCTCCCGTCGTTTCGCCACAGATACAGATTTACGATTATCAGGACCAGAGAAAGGACGGCGAACCGTCCCATCCCTGGCCTATTTCGACTTAGTTGAGCGTGACTTCCTCGAACCGCGCGGGGGCTCGGCCTCTTCCTCCGCGCCCGAAGAGAGGGGAGACCTTCGCCTCCTCGTCGGTCTCGGAGCCTGCGCGGCCCGTGCCGGTGTTGCGGCTGGTGAAGAGTTGGTCGAACTTCTCGACCTCGGCAATCTCCACAATCCGGGAAATGTCGCCATGTTCGGCGGCCTGCACGGCCTTGGCCTTGGCAATCGTATCGTTGATATCTTTCTGATCAACCGGCACGAACAGTTTTATCGTGACCGAATAGCCTGCTTGTCTAGCCATCTGCCTTTTCCTTTACTTGATTGTTCTTGGCCCCGAGGTTGGTTCCTCTTGCCGTTATTCCGGGATCGGGTGTTGCTGCACCTGACCCCGGCTTTTGACTTCAGATCACGTCGTCGTCGGGGCTGTTGCCCTCGTCCGGGTCGGTGGTCTGATCCTCCTGCGAGCCTTCCTCTGCTGCGGGCTCGCTGAAATCTGCATCCAGGATCTCGCCGGTTTTGGGATCGTGCGGCGGCTCGTTGTTGAGAGCGGCGGCCGCAGCTCCTGCCTTCTTGCGCGCAGGCTTTGCCGGTTCGGTCTTGGTCTCCTCTACGGGCTCGGCCTTGGCGTCGA
This window contains:
- the parA gene encoding ParA family partition ATPase, yielding MILGVLNQKGGVGKTSLATNLAHTYATQGARVLLVDADPQSKSATRWSSAREIEQLFPVIGMAKPTLHKDLPAVARNYDLTIIDGAPQLAEIGRSILLASDMIVIPVQPSPYDVWSAADTVDLIREARVFKENLKAVFVVNRKIANTAIGRDVTEALAQHEIPTLKTHLVQRVVYAESAAQGLAVEEMEPDSQAAKEIRQVASEIRRAGDNYEAMLATVADTIGNPDG
- a CDS encoding plasmid partition protein ParG, with the protein product MAKKTALGKAPPKPRTADEFVAAGSENLGQRLVRSAEEAVEMVKMKRLTLDVPESLHKRIKRTCADRGEMMADVLREILEKEFPA